Proteins encoded in a region of the Raphanus sativus cultivar WK10039 chromosome 8, ASM80110v3, whole genome shotgun sequence genome:
- the LOC130498476 gene encoding MD-2-related lipid-recognition protein 3-like, whose amino-acid sequence MAMSHFQPLLFLVVILFFPPFHALNFEFCNPNQSSNYIEVTHLKTHSDQPHAVTVSGLAKHTMVGSIEVGVQVGKVVYYHANLCSCLHLTDGNHFVIPVTGLPYEFTEVESKYVYLIKFWGSSDEIMCIKFKMPTSATTLNGTTSGQNLELAEEAEHKEPAIV is encoded by the exons ATGGCTATGTCTCACTTCCAACCTCTGTTATTTCTCGTCGTCATACTCTTCTTCCCACCTTTTCATGCTCTCAATTTTGAATTCTGCAACCCAA ACCAGAGTTCCAATTACATAGAGGTCACTCATCTGAAGACCCATTCCGACCAACCCCACGCTGTTACCGTATCTGGTTTAGCAA AACATACTATGGTGGGATCGATAGAGGTGGGTGTTCAAGTTGGGAAGGTAGTGTACTATCATGCAAACCTCTGCTCTTGTTTGCATCTTACTGATGGCAACCACTTTGTGATACCTGTTACGGGACTTCCTTATGAGTTTACTGAG GTTGAGTCCAAGTATgtgtatttaattaaattttgggGAAGCAGCGACGAAATCATGTGTATTAAGTTCAAGATGCCTACTTCGGCTACCACATTGAATGGGACAACAAGTGGTCAAAACCTTGAACTGGCAGAGGAAGCTGAACACAAAGAACCAGCTATCGTTTGA
- the LOC108830326 gene encoding uncharacterized protein LOC108830326, which translates to MLFHCRFAKEVWALGPWTTAFDPSQVTSFKSALVLSTAWINLPPHGISSNVFPWICWFIWTSQNQLLFENKPSTAAEINIKSIRAAREWEQTQPGMAKATNKPPPLHLPPPSLMLPSLNPDLVIVNTDAAWNARTGKAGLAWVLFDHNEREMSRGSHLQEHIQSACMAEALAVRSALLHAADLNIKHIWLRSDSQVLIGALASGRRSIELYGVLSDIATISSSSFVSCRFSFIKRDLNGLADLHAKACLYSGPSLVAS; encoded by the coding sequence ATGCTTTTTCACTGCCGTTTTGCTAAAGAAGTATGGGCGCTGGGACCTTGGACCACCGCTTTTGACCCTTCGCAAGTCACCTCCTTCAAGTCAGCTCTTGTTCTCTCTACTGCTTGGATCAACCTCCCGCCACACGGAATCTCCTCTAATGTATTCCCATGGATTTGCTGGTTCATATGGACCTCGCAAAACCAGCTACTATTTGAGAATAAACCGTCAACGGCGGCGGAGATTAACATCAAATCGATCAGAGCCGCAAGAGAGTGGGAACAAACGCAACCGGGGATGGCAAAAGCAACAAACAAACCGCCTCCCCtgcatcttcctcctccttcacTGATGCTGCCGTCTCTCAATCCCGATCTGGTGATTGTCAACACAGACGCGGCGTGGAATGCAAGAACAGGAAAAGCGGGATTAGCGTGGGTGTTGTTCGATCATAATGAAAGAGAGATGAGCAGAGGATCTCACCTGCAGGAACACATCCAATCGGCTTGCATGGCGGAGGCGTTAGCCGTCAGAAGCGCTCTACTACATGCCGCTGATCTCAACATCAAACATATCTGGCTTCGATCAGATTCACAAGTGCTCATCGGAGCTTTAGCATCGGGACGACGATCGATTGAGCTCTACGGAGTGCTCTCGGATATCGCCAcgatttcttcttcatcttttgtTTCTTGTCGTTTCAGTTTCATCAAAAGAGACCTAAATGGGCTTGCGGATTTACATGCTAAGGCATGCTTGTATTCGGGCCCAAGCCTAGTGGCCTCTTAA